From Anopheles darlingi chromosome 2, idAnoDarlMG_H_01, whole genome shotgun sequence, the proteins below share one genomic window:
- the LOC125959281 gene encoding AT-rich interactive domain-containing protein 1B: MASNGGTLHGVPQSVTEQQQQQQQQHICSQCGLYFESVSSLQVHHMHYHQHDSMNRWDTQQAVNNNHQTTDHGSHGLKQPAISPQHTTIAAAADSSDNQPPTPQPLPVADPGTPGSYAGNAAGAGGGVSPYHGQLGAAAAVAPVGSGGEMHYPTYIHPGYDPGSYYASGTGLDYGGGGGVLGASSLQPSDYKSGSAVVSSARYHPYGASSSSSNNSNGSGGSASNSNGTSSDGSAPAVVTSNGAAAAGLSPHVVSSSNGVTTVGSGSTATVTTVASTTSAGSPPNASQQQQQQLQQGSHIPPTPSPSPIQCEKCGLVCESDEALHQHESTVHSGSTGSVADGVSQQQQDQNRQQQQQQQDQEMQRPYGGNGPATPQFIKEETPASDILDLDSQKMVYTPTADGGLLPPMNSLHPLQSMQRHHPAMMWPHHDPHNFMGPPAPLPPHPSSHVVVGGAEMKHSAAAAAAAAAAYYHHPIKSEYSVTPSIKSDYHLGGGGGGQYLGAGGGGGGPGLVKNEYSLAPTLAPPVAIAPQPTNPQSMKQYADEMHDNQLATSPSDFPSTTTPQESGSQYRTFEPATSSLPGPGPGPTKGTAWKSNEARRPKTYNCTACNKWFTSSGHLKRHYNTTLHKNAVKSSGQPDPATLPISVHHHPGRDPNYANKGRRGTGAGGAGGGGSGPGAPGSQIQQPIQQPVPPPDPPRSPDGYGSAGQYSSMAGGHSGNSNSNNNNSASSTSSSTVPPNGVAGPSVQVSQPRGLQIYSNSSSSSTVPVMVAAGAATTAATPPAAEASSLEPMEPAATHTITTILTPITLQQPTIYTGMGIIPGTTSGSGTMGSLGFPRCSGGAEMYQGDTAPPFSPNVPDQYQRPTNHQYQLQRVGTPQHAATAPSISPAPCSPSVTSTAGGGGRPATAPPPSSDGPPSTVEIFRCDECDKVFNKSCYLTQHNKTFHSGDKPYKCHRCGKRFGCNATYEEHLAKHGGEKPFKCELCPKQFNHKTDLRRHMCLHSGSKPYACERCGKGFIRKDHMLKHAETHRRASMVNGQRRGTATGTKRDGGATTLKGGEKMAHDQRESMVGGMGDAAIGIVGMDE, translated from the exons ATGGCCAGTAATGGGGGGACTCTGCACGGGGTTCCCCAAAGTGttacggagcagcagcagcagcagcaacagcaacatatcTGCTCCCAGTGTGGACTGTACTTTGAGAGTGTTTCGTCGTTACAAGTGCATCACATGCACTACCATCAGCATGACAGCATGAACCGGTGGGACACGCAGCAGGCGGTG AACAATAATCATCAAACGACGGACCACGGTAGCCACGGTTTGAAGCAGCCGGCCATTTCGCCACAACATACGACGATCGCAGCAGCCGCCGATTCGAGCGATAACCAACCGCCTACTCCGCAACCACTGCCGGTCGCCGATCCCGGAACACCGGGAAGCTACGCCGGaaacgctgctggtgctggtggtggtgtctcaCCGTACCACGGCCAacttggagcagcagcagcagtagccccCGTTGGCAGTGGAGGGGAAATGCACTATCCGACCTACATTCACCCGGGGTATGACCCCGGGAGTTACTATGCGTCCGGTACCGGACTCgactatggtggtggtggtggtgtgctagGAGCATCCTCGTTGCAACCATCGGACTACAAGTCCGGTTCGGCCGTTGTGTCCTCCGCACGCTATCATCCGTacggagccagcagcagcagcagcaacaacagcaacggtagcGGTGGCAGCGCCAGTAACAGCAACGGAACCTCCTCGGATGGATCGGCACCGGCCGTGGTGACCAGCAAtggtgccgctgccgccgggcTTAGTCCTCACGTGGTAAGTTCCTCCAATGGTGTGACAACCGTAGGCAGTGGTTCGACGGCCACCGTAACGACGGTCGCCAGTACGACCTCGGCTGGTTCGCCACCGAAcgccagccaacagcagcagcaacagctgcagcagggtTCGCACATTCCACcgacaccgtcaccgtcaccgatcCAGTGCGAAAAGTGTGGTCTGGTGTGTGAATCGGACGAAGCGCTACACCAACACGAGAGCACCGTCCATTCCGGATCGACCGGTTCGGTGGCCGATGGtgtctcgcagcagcagcaggaccagaaccgtcagcagcagcagcagcagcaggatcaggAGATGCAGA GACCGTACGGAGGTAATGGACCGGCGACACCGCAGTTCATCAAAGAGGAAACGCCCGCCTCGGACATTCTGGATCTCGACTCACAAAAGATGGTCTACACACCGACGGCCGATGGTGGGTTGCTGCCACCGATGAACTCGCTCCATCCGCTGCAATCGATGCAACGGCACCATCCGGCGATGATGTGGCCACACCACGATCCGCACAACTTTATGGGACCACCGGCTCCGTTGCCACCGCATCCGTCGTCccatgtcgtcgtcggtggtgcggAGATGAAGCAttcggcggctgcagcagcggcggccgctgccgcctaCTACCACCATCCGATCAAGTCCGAGTACTCGGTCACACCGTCGATCAAATCCGACTATCatctgggtggtggtggtggtggtcagtatcttggtgctggtggtggtggtggtggtccggggtTGGTGAAGAACGAGTACAGCCTTGCACCGACCCTGGCGCCACCGGTTGCGATCGCACCGCAACCGACGAACCCCCAATCGATGAAGCAGTACGCGGACGAGATGCACGACAATCAGCTGGCCACCAGCCCTTCGGATTTCCCGAGCACGACGACACCGCAGGAAAGCGGTTCCCAGTATCGGACGTTCGAACCGGCTACCTCATCGttgccgggaccgggaccgggtccGACCAAGGGTACGGCTTGGAAATCGAACGAAGCGCGTCGACCGAAAACGTACAACTGTACGGCCTGCAACAAGTGGTTCACCAGTTCCGGTCATCTGAAGCGTCACTACAACACGACGCTACACAAGAATGCGGTCAAATCGAGTGGTCAACCGGATCCGGCTACGCTACCGATCagtgtccatcatcatccggggcGCGATCCGAATTATGCCAACAAGGGACGCCGCGGTacgggtgccggtggtgccggtggtggtggttcgggcCCGGGAGCACCGGGATCACAGATTCAGCAACCGATACAAcaaccggtaccaccacccgATCCCCCTAGAAGTCCGGATGGGTATGGATCGGCCGGGCAGTACTCCAGCATGGCCGGTGGACA cagcggcaacagcaacagcaacaacaacaacagcgccaGCTCAACATCTTCTTCAACGGTTCCCCCAAACGGGGTAGCAGGTCCCTCCGTCCAAGTCTCCCAACCGAGGGGCCTGCAGATCTactcgaacagcagcagcagcagcacggtgccGGTAATGGTGGCAgcgggagcagcaacaacagcagcaacaccaccggcggcggaaGCCTCATCCCTGGAGCCAATGGAACCAGCGGCCACCCATACCATTACCACCATCCTCACGCCCATCACCCTTCAGCAGCCCACCATCTACACGGGCATGGGCATCATCCCGGGCACCACGTCGGGGTCGGG CACGATGGGATCGCTGGGGTTTCCACGGTGTTCGGGGGGCGCCGAGATGTATCAGGGCGATACGGCGCCCCCCTTTTCACCGAACGTACCGGACCAGTACCAGCGACCTA ctaACCAC cagtaccagttGCAGCGTGTTGGAACTCCCCAGCATGCGGCCACTGCACCCTCGATTTCGCCCGCACCCTGCTCACCGAGCGTCACATcgacggctggtggtggtggacgtcCAGCGACGGCACCTCCACCATCGTCGGATGGACCACCGTCGACGGTCGAGATCTTCCGGTGCGACGAGTGTGACAAGGTGTTCAACAAATCCTGCTACCTGACGCAGCACAACAAGACGTTCCATTCCGGCGATAAACCGTACAAGTGTCACCGGTGCGGTAAGCGGTTCGGTTGCAATGCGACGTACGAGGAGCACCTCGCTAAGCACGGCGGTGAGAAACCGTTCAAGTGTGAGCTGTGCCCGAAGCAGTTCAACCACAAGACGGATCTGCGGCGCCACATGTGCCTGCACAGTGGCTCCAAACCGTACGCCTGCGAACGGTGCGGTAAGGGGTTCATCCGTAAGGATCATATGCTGAAGCACGCCGAAACGCATCGCCGAGCGTCGATGGTGAATGGACAGCGGCGTGGTACGGCCACCGGAACGAAACGGGACGGTGGCGCAACAACGCTCAAGGGTGGCGAGAAGATGGCGCACGATCAACGGGAATCCATGGTGGGCGGAATGGGTGACGCGGCGATCGGGATCGTCGGGATGGACGAATGA